A single region of the Polyodon spathula isolate WHYD16114869_AA chromosome 40, ASM1765450v1, whole genome shotgun sequence genome encodes:
- the LOC121304990 gene encoding mediator of RNA polymerase II transcription subunit 29-like, whose protein sequence is MAAAGNAAVQQQQLNQAALQQAQPLLQGATLQQQQLSQQQDFDPVHRFKMLIPQLKESLQNVMKIASQNLAHNTTIDNGIKSSDASVQRFDKSLEEFYALCDQLELCLRLAYECLSQSIDSAKHSPNLVPTATKPDTVQTESLSYTQYLSMIKSQITCAKDIHNALLECSKKIAGKGQPQGTL, encoded by the exons ATGGCTGCAGCCGGGAACGCCGCAGTGCAGCAACAACAATTGAACCAAGCTGCATTGCAACAAGCGCAGCCGCTGCTTCAGGGAGCAACGCTCCAACAGCAGCAGCTCAGCCAACAGCAGGATTTCGACCCTGTTCACAGGTTCAAAATGCTGATCCCACAGCTAAAAGAAAGCCTTCAG aATGTCATGAAGATTGCATCTCAGAATCTAGCACACAATACCACCATTGACAATGGCAT TAAGAGCAGCGATGCTTCAGTCCAGCGGTTTGACAAGAGCTTGGAAGAGTTTTACGCTCTTTGTGACCAGCTAGAGTTGTGTCTG aggcTGGCTTACGAGTGTCTCTCCCAGAGCATCGACAGTGCCAAGCACTCTCCCAACCTAGTGCCCACGGCGACCAAGCCAGACACAGTGCAGACAGAGAGCCTCTCATACACCCAGTACCTGAGCATGATCAAATCCCAGATCACCTGCGCCAAGGATATCCACAACGCACTGCTGGAGTGTTCCAAGAAGATCGCAGGCAAGGGGCAGCCCCAGGGAACtctctga
- the LOC121304989 gene encoding suppressor of cytokine signaling 5-like: protein MSYINCVAATLNPELVGPQSRIQTNATTAQKHEKMSQSMDNEDRGGRDNDRGARPKVRQSRSEERRESGSRRRGKKKCRLPQAPTVSQTFEYMEDLNADSPGTKGSSAPERQKRLGQESATTLQELESDSSVVVEEEDGGGSKLPSGRSLRQKIQDAVGQCFPIKSQNAQSPTLLTSRRKIHLSELMLDECPFPAGSDLAQKWNLIKEHTTPISQPALLGTLGSSGGNETVAVSGDDTSSGSASGCSSVIVEDEDDRLRERRRISIEQGVDPPPNAQIHTFEVTAQINPLYKLGPKLAHGMNELAGDERATLQQLRLQQEEQNSLDTLEEVMQMASSNTAAPPPSSSFSTFSPSAVVVAPAALPTLPPAAHPLFKFQESYRVHTQIDYIHCLVPDLLQITNLPCYWGVMDRYEAEALLEGKPEGSFLLRDSAQEDYLFSVSFRRYGRSLHARIEQWNHNFSFDVHDPSVFHATTVTGLLEHYKDPNSCMFFEPLLSNPTHRSTPFSLQHICRAVIASCATYDGIDFLPIPSSLKEYLKEYHYKQKVRVRRVDTWWERV from the coding sequence ATGAGTTATATAAACTGCGTAGCAGCTACCCTGAACCCCGAACTTGTGGGACCGCAATCTAGAATACAGACAAACGCTACCACCGCTCAAAAACACGAGAAGATGTCACAATCCATGGACAATGAGGACCGAGGAGGCAGGGACAACGACCGCGGTGCCCGTCCCAAAGTGAGACAGAGCCGTTCAGAGGAAAGGAGGGAGAGCGGCAGCCGGAGAAGAGGAAAAAAGAAGTGCCGGCTGCCTCAGGCACCGACAGTGAGCCAAACTTTTGAATATATGGAAGATTTAAACGCAGATTCGCCTGGGACCAAAGGGTCATCCGCTCCGGAGAGGCAAAAAAGGCTCGGGCAGGAAAGCGCCACCACCCTTCAGGAGCTGGAATCGGACAGTTCTGtggtggtggaggaagaggatgGAGGTGGTAGCAAGTTGCCCAGCGGGCGATCCTTGCGGCAGAAGATTCAGGATGCCGTGGGGCAATGCTTTCCCATCAAGAGCCAGAATGCTCAGTCACCCACTTTGCTCACCTCTCGGAGGAAGATCCACCTTAGCGAACTCATGCTTGATGAGTGCCCCTTCCCGGCTGGCTCTGACTTAGCCCAGAAGTGGAACCTCATCAAGGAGCACACAACACCAATTTCTCAGCCTGCTTTACTGGGAACTCTGGGCAGCAGTGGTGGAAATGAAACAGTAGCAGTTAGTGGGGATGACACTAGCTCTGGGAGTGCCAGTGGTTGTTCTTCGGTTATAGTGGAAGACGAGGATGACCGATTGAGGGAGAGGAGGCGAATCAGTATTGAGCAAGGAGTGGATCCGCCACCCAATGCCCAAATCCACACATTTGAGGTGACTGCCCAGATCAACCCCCTTTACAAGCTGGGACCAAAGCTGGCACACGGGATGAACGAGCTGGCAGGAGACGAACGGGCCACTTTACAGCAGCTACGGCTGCAGCAGGAAGAGCAAAATTCCTTGGACACCTTGGAAGAAGTAATGCAGATGGCCTCTTCTAAcactgctgctcctcctccttcttcatCTTTTTCTACGTTTTCTCCTTCTGCAGTCGTAGTCGCTCCGGCTGCCCTACCAACTTTACCACCAGCTGCCCATCCGCTCTTCAAGTTCCAGGAGAGCTACCGGGTCCACACCCAGATTGATTACATCCATTGTCTGGTTCCAGATCTTCTCCAGATCACCAACCTCCCCTGCTACTGGGGCGTGATGGACCGCTACGAGGCTGAAGCCCTTCTAGAAGGCAAACCAGAAGGTTCCTTCCTGCTCCGTGACTCGGCCCAGGAAGATTACCTTTTCTCGGTCAGCTTCCGTCGTTACGGTCGGTCCCTGCACGCCCGTATCGAGCAGTGGAACCACAATTTCAGCTTTGACGTTCATGACCCCAGCGTTTTCCACGCTACCACTGTCACGGGTCTACTGGAGCACTACAAAGACCCCAATTCTTGCATGTTCTTCGAACCTCTTCTCTCCAACCCAACCCACCGCTCCACTCCTTTCAGTCTTCAGCACATCTGTCGCGCGGTCATTGCCAGCTGTGCCACCTATGATGGCATCGACTTCCTCCCCATCCCTAGCTCGCTCAAGGAGTATCTTAAAGAATACCATTATAAGCAGAAGGTGCGCGTTAGGAGGGTAGATACATGGTGGGAGAGGGTATAA